A region from the Arachis ipaensis cultivar K30076 chromosome B01, Araip1.1, whole genome shotgun sequence genome encodes:
- the LOC107634687 gene encoding uncharacterized protein LOC107634687 isoform X2, translated as MVYREPSLTHTALLPVTTINLPGRTPANLRPCNSGDLYPLSFFTLTDYRALTRSPALPCGRRGATDLPGRTPANLRPRNSGDHHPRGSRSQVIALTRSHCSASCMWPPPPVSDLAPPPASNPCPFASLCDLCQVPIFFNRRSILTMNSTRALSKLVTEQNALGLNQIYIYIQVLILSG; from the exons ATGGTTTACAGAGAGCCTTCACTCACCCACACTGCTCTCCTACCTGTGACCACCATCAATCTTCCGGGTCGCACTCCAGCCAACCTCCGCCCTTGCAACTCAGGCGACCTCTACCCTCTCTCGTTCTTCACGCTCACAGATTACAGAGCCCTAACTCGCTCACCTGCTCTGCCTTGTGGCCGCCGCGGCGCTACTGATCTTCCGGGTCGCACTCCAGCCAACCTCCGACCTCGCAACTCAGGCGACCACCACCCTCGTGGTTCGCGTTCACAGGTAATAGCTCTCACCCGCTCACACTGCTCTGCCTCGTGCATGTGGCCGCCTCCTCCGGTCTCGGACCTCGCACCGCCACCAGCCTCTAATCCTTGCCCCTTTGCGTCTTTGTGCGATCTCTGTCAAGTCCCAATTTTTT TCAATCGGCGCTCAATCCTCACCATGAATAGTACGAG AGCCTTGAGCAAATTGGTAACAGAGCAGAACGCCTTAGGGTTAAATcagatatatatttatattcaagTATTGATATTGAG TGGTTAG
- the LOC107634687 gene encoding uncharacterized protein LOC107634687 isoform X3 has protein sequence MVYREPSLTHTALLPVTTINLPGRTPANLRPCNSGDLYPLSFFTLTDYRALTRSPALPCGRRGATDLPGRTPANLRPRNSGDHHPRGSRSQVIALTRSHCSASCMWPPPPVSDLAPPPASNPCPFASLCDLCQVPIFFNRRSILTMNSTSG, from the exons ATGGTTTACAGAGAGCCTTCACTCACCCACACTGCTCTCCTACCTGTGACCACCATCAATCTTCCGGGTCGCACTCCAGCCAACCTCCGCCCTTGCAACTCAGGCGACCTCTACCCTCTCTCGTTCTTCACGCTCACAGATTACAGAGCCCTAACTCGCTCACCTGCTCTGCCTTGTGGCCGCCGCGGCGCTACTGATCTTCCGGGTCGCACTCCAGCCAACCTCCGACCTCGCAACTCAGGCGACCACCACCCTCGTGGTTCGCGTTCACAGGTAATAGCTCTCACCCGCTCACACTGCTCTGCCTCGTGCATGTGGCCGCCTCCTCCGGTCTCGGACCTCGCACCGCCACCAGCCTCTAATCCTTGCCCCTTTGCGTCTTTGTGCGATCTCTGTCAAGTCCCAATTTTTT TCAATCGGCGCTCAATCCTCACCATGAATAGTACGAG TGGTTAG
- the LOC107634687 gene encoding uncharacterized protein LOC107634687 isoform X1, which yields MVYREPSLTHTALLPVTTINLPGRTPANLRPCNSGDLYPLSFFTLTDYRALTRSPALPCGRRGATDLPGRTPANLRPRNSGDHHPRGSRSQVIALTRSHCSASCMWPPPPVSDLAPPPASNPCPFASLCDLCQVPIFFNRRSILTMNSTRALSKLVTEQNALGLNQIYIYIQVLILRWKYGFPLINLAASILLAILFSVLYMDFYRSYCLGPIKQLFHVIALTCENCMVKSRYLYAFLS from the exons ATGGTTTACAGAGAGCCTTCACTCACCCACACTGCTCTCCTACCTGTGACCACCATCAATCTTCCGGGTCGCACTCCAGCCAACCTCCGCCCTTGCAACTCAGGCGACCTCTACCCTCTCTCGTTCTTCACGCTCACAGATTACAGAGCCCTAACTCGCTCACCTGCTCTGCCTTGTGGCCGCCGCGGCGCTACTGATCTTCCGGGTCGCACTCCAGCCAACCTCCGACCTCGCAACTCAGGCGACCACCACCCTCGTGGTTCGCGTTCACAGGTAATAGCTCTCACCCGCTCACACTGCTCTGCCTCGTGCATGTGGCCGCCTCCTCCGGTCTCGGACCTCGCACCGCCACCAGCCTCTAATCCTTGCCCCTTTGCGTCTTTGTGCGATCTCTGTCAAGTCCCAATTTTTT TCAATCGGCGCTCAATCCTCACCATGAATAGTACGAG AGCCTTGAGCAAATTGGTAACAGAGCAGAACGCCTTAGGGTTAAATcagatatatatttatattcaagTATTGATATTGAGGTGGAAATATGGATTTCCTCTGATTAATTTGGCTGCTAGCATTCTTCTTGCtatattattttctgttttatacaTGGATTTTTATAGAAGTTATTGTCTGGGTCCTATTAAGCAATTATTTCATGTAATAGCCTTAACTTGCGAGAACTGTATGGTGAAGTCTAGATACTTGTATgcttttttatcttaa